Within Pseudomonas alloputida, the genomic segment GAGGATTTGCTGGCGCGGCAGAAACTGCATGTCTTCGGCCATGCAGTACACGCAACGGAAGTCACAGCGGTCGGTGACCGACATCCGCAGGTAGTCGATTTTCCGGTTGAAGCCGTCGATCAGGGCCCGGCTGTTCTGTTCCACGTTCGCACTCGAATGGGTTGGGACATGACTCCAAGCTATAACCTGGCCGCAAGGCCGTCAAATTGCTTTGCCTGACCGGTTGATCGATGGCCTCTATCGCTTGGCATAGCCTCTGGCAGCCATGATCGAAACCGCTTATCACGCCGTAAGATCTTTCGATTGGACGCCCCTTCCCACGCTCCATAGGCTGGAAAAAAGCATCGAAGCGTGAGGATTCATCGCATGAGCCAGGACGAACACATCAGGGACTACAAGGGCGCCGCTGCCGGCTGGGGGGCGCTCAAAAGCGTGACCAAGAGCTGGCTGGGCAGCGACAACGCCTTCAAGAACCTGCGGGCCATGCTCAAGACCAACCAGAACGGCGGTTTCGACTGCCCCGGCTGTGCCTGGGGCGAGTCGCCGGAAAGCGACATGGTCAAGTTCTGCGAAAACGGCGCCAAGGCGGTCAACTGGGAAGCCACCGGCCGCTCGGTCGACCCGGCTTTCTTCGCCAAATACAGCGTCAGCGCGCTGAAGGAGCAGACCGACTACTGGCTTGAATACCAGGGCCGCCTCACCCACCCGATGCGCTACGACGCCGCCACCGACCACTATGTCGAAACCACCTGGCAGGAGGCCTTCGAGCTGGTCGCCAGGCACCTGCGTGCGCTGCAGTCGCCGGATGAAGCCGAATTCTACACCTCGGGCCGGGCCAGCAACGAAGCGGCGTTCCTTTACCAGCTGTTCGTGCGTGCCTACGGCACCAACAACTTCCCGGATTGCTCGAACATGTGCCACGAAGCCAGCGGCGCGGGCATGTCGGAAACCCTCGGGGTGGGCAAGGGCACCGTGGTGTTCCACGATCTGGAGCTGGCCGACGCGATATTCGTCATCGGGCAGAACCCCGGCACCAACCACCCGCGCATGCTCGAACCCCTGCGCGAAGCGGTCAAGCGTGGCGCCCAGGTCGTCTGCTTCAACCCGCTGAAAGAGCGTGGCCTTGAGCGCTTCCAGCACCCGCAGCACCCGTTCGAAATGCTCAGCAACGGCTCCGAGCCGACCTCCAGCGCCTACTTCCGCCCGGCCTTGGGTGGGGACATGGCGGCAATGCGCGGTATTGCCAAGTACTTGTTGCAATGGGAGCGCGAGGCGCAGGCCAAGGGCGAGCCGGCGGTGTTCGACCATGCCTTCATCGCCGAGCACACCAGCGGCGTCGACGATTACCTGGCGGCGGTGGACGCCACGTCCTGGGAGCACATCGTCAAACAGTCGGGCTTGACCCTGGCCGAGATCGAGCTGGCCGCCCGCATGTACCGCAAGGCCGAGCGGGTCATCATGTGCTGGGCCATGGGCGTCACCCAGCACCGCCATTCGGTGCCGACCGTGCAGGAAATCGTCAACCTGCAGCTGCTGCGTGGCAACGTCGGCAAGCCCGGCGCAGGCCTGTCGCCGGTGCGTGGCCACAGTAACGTGCAGGGTGACCGTACCATGGGCATTGACGAGAAACCCTCGGCGGCACTACTCGATGCCATCGAGCAACGTTTCCAGTTCAGTGTGCCGCGTACCCATGGGCACAACGCAGTGTTGGCGATCAAGGCTATGGAAGAGGGGCGGGCCAAGGTGTTCATCGGCCTGGGCGGCAACTTTGCCCAAGCCACCCCGGACACCGCGCGCACCCACGCGGCGCTGCAGAACTGCGCGTTGACCGTGCAGATTTCCACCAAGCTTAACCGCTCGCACCTGATCACCGGCCGCGATGCGCTGATCCTGCCGTGCCTGGGCCGTACCGAAATCGACCTGCAGGCCGAAGGGCCGCAAGGCGTGACCGTGGAGGACACCTTCAGCATGGTGCACATCTCCAATGGCCAGTTGCGCCCGCGCTCGCCGCATATGCGCTCGGAGCCGTGGATCATTGCCGGTATGGCCAAGGCCACGCTGGGC encodes:
- a CDS encoding FdhF/YdeP family oxidoreductase; the encoded protein is MSQDEHIRDYKGAAAGWGALKSVTKSWLGSDNAFKNLRAMLKTNQNGGFDCPGCAWGESPESDMVKFCENGAKAVNWEATGRSVDPAFFAKYSVSALKEQTDYWLEYQGRLTHPMRYDAATDHYVETTWQEAFELVARHLRALQSPDEAEFYTSGRASNEAAFLYQLFVRAYGTNNFPDCSNMCHEASGAGMSETLGVGKGTVVFHDLELADAIFVIGQNPGTNHPRMLEPLREAVKRGAQVVCFNPLKERGLERFQHPQHPFEMLSNGSEPTSSAYFRPALGGDMAAMRGIAKYLLQWEREAQAKGEPAVFDHAFIAEHTSGVDDYLAAVDATSWEHIVKQSGLTLAEIELAARMYRKAERVIMCWAMGVTQHRHSVPTVQEIVNLQLLRGNVGKPGAGLSPVRGHSNVQGDRTMGIDEKPSAALLDAIEQRFQFSVPRTHGHNAVLAIKAMEEGRAKVFIGLGGNFAQATPDTARTHAALQNCALTVQISTKLNRSHLITGRDALILPCLGRTEIDLQAEGPQGVTVEDTFSMVHISNGQLRPRSPHMRSEPWIIAGMAKATLGNQPIDWEYAVADYNRIRDMIADVIPGFTGFNERLNSPGGFHLGNNAADRNFRTATGKARFMPHALPEELVNAKVLARGDKPDLILQTLRSHDQYNTTLYGLDDRYRGVFGLREVVFVNEADIRRLGFEPGEQVDLVSLWEDGVERRVSGFRLVAYDVPEGQAAAYYPETNPLVPLESYGEGTYTPTSKFVAIKVEKAKAGNRIAAVLASD